A single region of the Vespula pensylvanica isolate Volc-1 chromosome 8, ASM1446617v1, whole genome shotgun sequence genome encodes:
- the LOC122631252 gene encoding mitogen-activated protein kinase kinase kinase 11-like isoform X3: MPPAGLSARGLSTLMDHGQPDARHRSERFLLYPENGSTYSHSSSTVTLSPRYQSGNRGNNHSTSYGYLYGRTSSNNMSDSSVSDTHSGGTARTVSQQTSPSHGTHSSSRSRQDNSSTIFTALFDYVAQGEDELSLQRGETVEVLSKDSKISGDEGWWTGKIHGKVGIFPANFVAEVESIDRVSSVIDKVQPVEIDFEELQLEEVIGVGGFGKVYRGFWQKHEVAVKAARQDPDEEPSVILENVRQEAKLFWLLKHENIVQLEGVCLKMPNMCLVMEYARGGSLNRVLSGRKIRPDVLVDWAIQIARGMDYLHNKAPVSLIHRDLKSSNVLLSEPIENDDLQYKTLKITDFGLAREVYKTTRMSAAGTYAWMAPEVIKKSTFSKASDVWSYGVLLWELLTGETPYKGIDALAVAYGVAVNKLTLPIPSTCPQPWRCLMEACWSSDSHCRPGFAEILLALDEVRSAFAATPHESFHTMQEDWRLEIEQVLHGLRMKEKACRSLEEELRCREEELTKAQVQQRQHEENLRQREQELAAREIDLLERELTVMIIQQQNTPTPNKRRGKFKKSRLKLNKKEPGSNISAPSDFRHTITVQHTALDRGKGRNPSKPNSPPGSPSIPRLRAIALPADGVKGKTWGPSTLHQRERGAIITQPPNPASPGGKRWSRSAPDLEKTPLRTALLASAHRSPLLQEIDYTALPSDLSTDWVTPDYPLTPGLTGPYIMPMPVPMPTLYNGEMKKPKLSIIELVLYNIAAMLAGVATGYDVRMSNISPIHPRLHPRLNECEDDLPRWWFHAETGSNRNSGYLGPDYEFSSSSGYPHNTYHGPARHYRPFLSNMGGIAPGLPPSVIPDKPLRFTDSPQHYVSSSGSNAPTPSPRRKSSSTSNEDTYPPDTGRVERIERGPTIYMGNVAPFPDYGPPVYAVVPSVRRNPPDTSYFVHPDYHDRMLDCPEFPHAYDNPSSINSTARPASRLPSYTHHRTSSNVSNASTSSQSNINPTFRLEDEENYSLYPPGSYYQRSSNIISNIALYNSGILNHEYGSTFLSRQNSHESNSNSGERPSNLEVVTRLRSSLKRSNYSYNSPNKGTSKNNSGSCTPTNPTPPDSLTSEDSSYVSAKDSQISISRVRFSPVTFDRDGVSRDHRETLLDIPVHGQTQDATVPLQANRRPNRNRKPSISELEREFLS, from the exons ATGCCGCCGGCCGGGCTATCGGCAAGGGGCTTGTCTACCTTGATGGACCACGGACAACCAGATGCTCGTCATCGGAGCGAGCGGTTTCTACTTTATCCAGAGAATGGCTCCACATATTCTCATTCTTCTAGTACAGTCACCTTGTCTCCACGATATCAATCTGGAAACAGAGGGAACAATCATTCCACCAG ttacGGATATTTGTATGGACGTACGTCCAGCAACAATATGTCTGACAGCAGTGTTTCTGATACACACAGTGGTGGTACTGCAAGAACTGTCTCTCAACAAACTAGTCCATCCCATGGAACACATTCATCATCTCGATCACGACAAGATAATAGCTCAACTATTTTCACTGCACTATTTGATTATGTTGCTCAAGGTGAAGATGAGTTATCTTTACAAAGAGGTGAAACTGTTGAG GTTTTGTCTAAGGACTCTAAAATCTCAGGTGATGAGGGATGGTGGACAGGAAAAATTCATGGGAAAGTTGGTATTTTCCCAGCAAATTTTGTTGCCGAGGTAGAGAGCATTGATAGGGTATCATCAGTGATCGATAAAGTTCAACCGGTTGAAATAGATTTTGAAGAATTGCAATTAGAAGAAGTTATAGGTGTCGGTGGTTTTGGTAAAGTGTATAG aGGGTTTTGGCAAAAGCATGAAGTAGCTGTCAAAGCAGCTCGTCAGGATCCAGATGAGGAGCCTAGtgtaatattagaaaatgtcAGACAAGAAGCGAAATTATTTTGGTTATTAAAACATGAAAATATTGTGCAATTAGAAGGTGTTTGCTTGAAAATGCCAAACATGTGTCTTGTCATGGAATACGCTCGCGGAGGTAGTTTAAATAGAGTTCTTAGTGGTAGAAAAATCAGACCAGACGTTCTTGTAGATTGGGCAATTCAAATTGCTCGTGGTATGGATTATCTTCATAATAAGGCACCTGTCAGTCTTATTCATAGAGACCTAAAGAGTTCTAATG tGTTACTAAGTGAACCTATAGAAAATGATGATCTTCAATATAAAACACTAAAAATAACAGATTTTGGATTGGCAAGAGAAGTTTATAAAACCACACGTATGTCAGCTGCAGGAACATATGCCTGGATGGCACCtgaagttattaaaaaaagtactTTTAGTAAAGCTAGTGATGTTTGGAG TTATGGTGTACTTTTATGGGAATTGTTAACTGGTGAAACACCCTATAAAGGTATAGATGCATTAGCTGTAGCATATGGTGTTGCAGTCAATAAACTGACACTTCCAATCCCATCAACATGTCCTCAACCATGGAGGTGTCTCATGGaag CTTGCTGGTCATCAGACAGTCATTGCAGACCTGGCTTTGCAGAAATTTTATTGGCATTAGACGAAGTACGTAGTGCATTTGCAGCAACACCACATGAATCATTTCATACGATGCAAGAAGATTGGAGGCTTGAAATTGAGCAAGTTCTTCATGGATTGCGCATGAAAGAgaag GCATGCCGTTCTCTCGAAGAG gAATTGCGCTGTAGAGAAGAGGAATTGACAAAAGCACAAGTGCAACAACGACAACACGAAGAAAACTTGCGGCAACGAGAACAAGAGTTAGCGGCTCGTGAAATAGATTTATTAGAACGTGAACTGACAGTGATGATAATTCAACAACAAAATACACCCACGCCGAATAAAAGGCGtggtaaatttaaaaagtctagattaaaattgaataaaaaagaaccaGGAAGTAATATTAGTGCTCCTTCAg ATTTTCGTCACACGATAACTGTTCAGCATACGGCCTTAGACAGAGGAAAAGGTAGAAATCCATCAAAACCAAACAGTCCACCAGGTTCACCTAGTATTCCAAGACTTCGTGCAATCGCAT TACCAGCAGATGGAGTTAAGGGTAAGACTTGGGGACCATCGACTCTTCATCAACGAGAGCGTGGAGCTATAATCACACAGCCACCAAATCCTGCATCGCCCGGTGGCAAACGGTGGTCTCGTTCTGCGCCAGATCTTGAAAAGACTCCACTGCGTACAGCTTTGCTGGCAAGCGCACATCGTTCCCCGCTTCTGCAAGAAATAG attatacAGCATTACCATCTGATCTCTCAACCGACTGGGTAACACCGGATTATCCTTTAACACCTGGATTGACTGGTCCTTACATCATGCCAATGCCTGTTCCTATGCCTACTCTTTACAATGGTGAAATGAAAAAACCAAAGTTAAGCATAATTGAGCTGGTATTATACAATATCGCAGCCATGTTGGCTGGTGTGGCAACAGGGTATGATGTACGAATGTCAAACATATCTCCAATTCATCCGAGACTACATCCACGATTAAATGAATGCGAAGATGATCTACCAAGATGGTGGTTTCATGCAGAAACTGGATCAAATCGTAATTCTGGTTATCTTGGTCCTGACTATGAATTTAGTTCAAGCAGTGGTTACCCTCATAATACTTATCATGGACCAGCTCGTCATTATAG GCCATTTTTGAGTAATATGGGTGGTATAGCCCCAGGTCTTCCACCTAGTGTCATACCAGATAAACCTTTACGGTTTACAGATTCTCCACAACATTATGTCAGTAGTTCAGGTTCTAATGCTCCAACACCAAGCCCACGTAGAAAAAGTAGTAGTACAAGTAATGAAGATACATACCCACCTGATACGGGTAGAGTTGAACGTATAGAAAGGGGACCTACGATCTACATGGGAAATGTTGCACCATTTCCTGACTATGGACCACCAGTGTATGCAGTTGTTCCATCGGTAAGACGCAACCCGCCAGATACATCTTATTTTGTACACCCGGATTATCA tgaccGAATGTTAGACTGTCCTGAATTTCCACATGCATATGACAATCCGAGTAGTATAAACAGTACTGCTCGACCTGCATCCAGACTTCCTTCGTACACGCATCATCGTACCTCGTCGAACGTTTCCAATGCAAGTACATCAAGTCAGAGTAACATTAATCCAACATTTCGTTTagaggatgaagaaaattaCTCTTTATATCCACCAGGTTCCTATTATCAACGATCATCCAACATTATCTCAAATATAGCATTATATAATTCTGGTATCCTTAATCATGAATATGGTTCGACATTTCTATCACGTCAAAATTCTCACGAATCAAATTCGAATTCTGGAGAACGTCCAAGTAATCTTGAGGTAGTGACTCGATTACGTTCAAGTTTGAAACGAtctaattattcttataattcCCCAAATAAAGGtacaagtaaaaataattctggGTCTTGTACGCCCACGAATCCTACACCACCAGATTCATTAACATCGGAAGATTCAAGTTATGTTTCAGCAAAAGATAGTCAAATTTCTATAAGTAGAGTTCGATTTTCTCCTGTAACATTTGATCGAGATGGAGTTTCACGCGATCATAGAGAAACCTTATTAGATATTCCTGTACATGGACAAACGCAAGATGCAACGGTACCTTTACAAGCTAACCGACGTCcgaatagaaatagaaaaccaAGTATCTCTGAAttggaaagagaatttttatcataG
- the LOC122631252 gene encoding mitogen-activated protein kinase kinase kinase 11-like isoform X1, with product MPPAGLSARGLSTLMDHGQPDARHRSERFLLYPENGSTYSHSSSTVTLSPRYQSGNRGNNHSTSYGYLYGRTSSNNMSDSSVSDTHSGGTARTVSQQTSPSHGTHSSSRSRQDNSSTIFTALFDYVAQGEDELSLQRGETVEVLSKDSKISGDEGWWTGKIHGKVGIFPANFVAEVESIDRVSSVIDKVQPVEIDFEELQLEEVIGVGGFGKVYRGFWQKHEVAVKAARQDPDEEPSVILENVRQEAKLFWLLKHENIVQLEGVCLKMPNMCLVMEYARGGSLNRVLSGRKIRPDVLVDWAIQIARGMDYLHNKAPVSLIHRDLKSSNVLLSEPIENDDLQYKTLKITDFGLAREVYKTTRMSAAGTYAWMAPEVIKKSTFSKASDVWSYGVLLWELLTGETPYKGIDALAVAYGVAVNKLTLPIPSTCPQPWRCLMEACWSSDSHCRPGFAEILLALDEVRSAFAATPHESFHTMQEDWRLEIEQVLHGLRMKEKACRSLEEELRCREEELTKAQVQQRQHEENLRQREQELAAREIDLLERELTVMIIQQQNTPTPNKRRGKFKKSRLKLNKKEPGSNISAPSDFRHTITVQHTALDRGKGRNPSKPNSPPGSPSIPRLRAIALPADGVKGKTWGPSTLHQRERGAIITQPPNPASPGGKRWSRSAPDLEKTPLRTALLASAHRSPLLQEIGLSEESIYPTHYTALPSDLSTDWVTPDYPLTPGLTGPYIMPMPVPMPTLYNGEMKKPKLSIIELVLYNIAAMLAGVATGYDVRMSNISPIHPRLHPRLNECEDDLPRWWFHAETGSNRNSGYLGPDYEFSSSSGYPHNTYHGPARHYRPFLSNMGGIAPGLPPSVIPDKPLRFTDSPQHYVSSSGSNAPTPSPRRKSSSTSNEDTYPPDTGRVERIERGPTIYMGNVAPFPDYGPPVYAVVPSVRRNPPDTSYFVHPDYHDRMLDCPEFPHAYDNPSSINSTARPASRLPSYTHHRTSSNVSNASTSSQSNINPTFRLEDEENYSLYPPGSYYQRSSNIISNIALYNSGILNHEYGSTFLSRQNSHESNSNSGERPSNLEVVTRLRSSLKRSNYSYNSPNKGTSKNNSGSCTPTNPTPPDSLTSEDSSYVSAKDSQISISRVRFSPVTFDRDGVSRDHRETLLDIPVHGQTQDATVPLQANRRPNRNRKPSISELEREFLS from the exons ATGCCGCCGGCCGGGCTATCGGCAAGGGGCTTGTCTACCTTGATGGACCACGGACAACCAGATGCTCGTCATCGGAGCGAGCGGTTTCTACTTTATCCAGAGAATGGCTCCACATATTCTCATTCTTCTAGTACAGTCACCTTGTCTCCACGATATCAATCTGGAAACAGAGGGAACAATCATTCCACCAG ttacGGATATTTGTATGGACGTACGTCCAGCAACAATATGTCTGACAGCAGTGTTTCTGATACACACAGTGGTGGTACTGCAAGAACTGTCTCTCAACAAACTAGTCCATCCCATGGAACACATTCATCATCTCGATCACGACAAGATAATAGCTCAACTATTTTCACTGCACTATTTGATTATGTTGCTCAAGGTGAAGATGAGTTATCTTTACAAAGAGGTGAAACTGTTGAG GTTTTGTCTAAGGACTCTAAAATCTCAGGTGATGAGGGATGGTGGACAGGAAAAATTCATGGGAAAGTTGGTATTTTCCCAGCAAATTTTGTTGCCGAGGTAGAGAGCATTGATAGGGTATCATCAGTGATCGATAAAGTTCAACCGGTTGAAATAGATTTTGAAGAATTGCAATTAGAAGAAGTTATAGGTGTCGGTGGTTTTGGTAAAGTGTATAG aGGGTTTTGGCAAAAGCATGAAGTAGCTGTCAAAGCAGCTCGTCAGGATCCAGATGAGGAGCCTAGtgtaatattagaaaatgtcAGACAAGAAGCGAAATTATTTTGGTTATTAAAACATGAAAATATTGTGCAATTAGAAGGTGTTTGCTTGAAAATGCCAAACATGTGTCTTGTCATGGAATACGCTCGCGGAGGTAGTTTAAATAGAGTTCTTAGTGGTAGAAAAATCAGACCAGACGTTCTTGTAGATTGGGCAATTCAAATTGCTCGTGGTATGGATTATCTTCATAATAAGGCACCTGTCAGTCTTATTCATAGAGACCTAAAGAGTTCTAATG tGTTACTAAGTGAACCTATAGAAAATGATGATCTTCAATATAAAACACTAAAAATAACAGATTTTGGATTGGCAAGAGAAGTTTATAAAACCACACGTATGTCAGCTGCAGGAACATATGCCTGGATGGCACCtgaagttattaaaaaaagtactTTTAGTAAAGCTAGTGATGTTTGGAG TTATGGTGTACTTTTATGGGAATTGTTAACTGGTGAAACACCCTATAAAGGTATAGATGCATTAGCTGTAGCATATGGTGTTGCAGTCAATAAACTGACACTTCCAATCCCATCAACATGTCCTCAACCATGGAGGTGTCTCATGGaag CTTGCTGGTCATCAGACAGTCATTGCAGACCTGGCTTTGCAGAAATTTTATTGGCATTAGACGAAGTACGTAGTGCATTTGCAGCAACACCACATGAATCATTTCATACGATGCAAGAAGATTGGAGGCTTGAAATTGAGCAAGTTCTTCATGGATTGCGCATGAAAGAgaag GCATGCCGTTCTCTCGAAGAG gAATTGCGCTGTAGAGAAGAGGAATTGACAAAAGCACAAGTGCAACAACGACAACACGAAGAAAACTTGCGGCAACGAGAACAAGAGTTAGCGGCTCGTGAAATAGATTTATTAGAACGTGAACTGACAGTGATGATAATTCAACAACAAAATACACCCACGCCGAATAAAAGGCGtggtaaatttaaaaagtctagattaaaattgaataaaaaagaaccaGGAAGTAATATTAGTGCTCCTTCAg ATTTTCGTCACACGATAACTGTTCAGCATACGGCCTTAGACAGAGGAAAAGGTAGAAATCCATCAAAACCAAACAGTCCACCAGGTTCACCTAGTATTCCAAGACTTCGTGCAATCGCAT TACCAGCAGATGGAGTTAAGGGTAAGACTTGGGGACCATCGACTCTTCATCAACGAGAGCGTGGAGCTATAATCACACAGCCACCAAATCCTGCATCGCCCGGTGGCAAACGGTGGTCTCGTTCTGCGCCAGATCTTGAAAAGACTCCACTGCGTACAGCTTTGCTGGCAAGCGCACATCGTTCCCCGCTTCTGCAAGAAATAG GCCTTTCTGAGGAAAGCATTTATCCCACTC attatacAGCATTACCATCTGATCTCTCAACCGACTGGGTAACACCGGATTATCCTTTAACACCTGGATTGACTGGTCCTTACATCATGCCAATGCCTGTTCCTATGCCTACTCTTTACAATGGTGAAATGAAAAAACCAAAGTTAAGCATAATTGAGCTGGTATTATACAATATCGCAGCCATGTTGGCTGGTGTGGCAACAGGGTATGATGTACGAATGTCAAACATATCTCCAATTCATCCGAGACTACATCCACGATTAAATGAATGCGAAGATGATCTACCAAGATGGTGGTTTCATGCAGAAACTGGATCAAATCGTAATTCTGGTTATCTTGGTCCTGACTATGAATTTAGTTCAAGCAGTGGTTACCCTCATAATACTTATCATGGACCAGCTCGTCATTATAG GCCATTTTTGAGTAATATGGGTGGTATAGCCCCAGGTCTTCCACCTAGTGTCATACCAGATAAACCTTTACGGTTTACAGATTCTCCACAACATTATGTCAGTAGTTCAGGTTCTAATGCTCCAACACCAAGCCCACGTAGAAAAAGTAGTAGTACAAGTAATGAAGATACATACCCACCTGATACGGGTAGAGTTGAACGTATAGAAAGGGGACCTACGATCTACATGGGAAATGTTGCACCATTTCCTGACTATGGACCACCAGTGTATGCAGTTGTTCCATCGGTAAGACGCAACCCGCCAGATACATCTTATTTTGTACACCCGGATTATCA tgaccGAATGTTAGACTGTCCTGAATTTCCACATGCATATGACAATCCGAGTAGTATAAACAGTACTGCTCGACCTGCATCCAGACTTCCTTCGTACACGCATCATCGTACCTCGTCGAACGTTTCCAATGCAAGTACATCAAGTCAGAGTAACATTAATCCAACATTTCGTTTagaggatgaagaaaattaCTCTTTATATCCACCAGGTTCCTATTATCAACGATCATCCAACATTATCTCAAATATAGCATTATATAATTCTGGTATCCTTAATCATGAATATGGTTCGACATTTCTATCACGTCAAAATTCTCACGAATCAAATTCGAATTCTGGAGAACGTCCAAGTAATCTTGAGGTAGTGACTCGATTACGTTCAAGTTTGAAACGAtctaattattcttataattcCCCAAATAAAGGtacaagtaaaaataattctggGTCTTGTACGCCCACGAATCCTACACCACCAGATTCATTAACATCGGAAGATTCAAGTTATGTTTCAGCAAAAGATAGTCAAATTTCTATAAGTAGAGTTCGATTTTCTCCTGTAACATTTGATCGAGATGGAGTTTCACGCGATCATAGAGAAACCTTATTAGATATTCCTGTACATGGACAAACGCAAGATGCAACGGTACCTTTACAAGCTAACCGACGTCcgaatagaaatagaaaaccaAGTATCTCTGAAttggaaagagaatttttatcataG
- the LOC122631252 gene encoding mitogen-activated protein kinase kinase kinase 11-like isoform X2 encodes MPPAGLSARGLSTLMDHGQPDARHRSERFLLYPENGSTYSHSSSTVTLSPRYQSGNRGNNHSTSYGYLYGRTSSNNMSDSSVSDTHSGGTARTVSQQTSPSHGTHSSSRSRQDNSSTIFTALFDYVAQGEDELSLQRGETVEVLSKDSKISGDEGWWTGKIHGKVGIFPANFVAEVESIDRVSSVIDKVQPVEIDFEELQLEEVIGVGGFGKVYRGFWQKHEVAVKAARQDPDEEPSVILENVRQEAKLFWLLKHENIVQLEGVCLKMPNMCLVMEYARGGSLNRVLSGRKIRPDVLVDWAIQIARGMDYLHNKAPVSLIHRDLKSSNVLLSEPIENDDLQYKTLKITDFGLAREVYKTTRMSAAGTYAWMAPEVIKKSTFSKASDVWSYGVLLWELLTGETPYKGIDALAVAYGVAVNKLTLPIPSTCPQPWRCLMEACWSSDSHCRPGFAEILLALDEVRSAFAATPHESFHTMQEDWRLEIEQVLHGLRMKEKELRCREEELTKAQVQQRQHEENLRQREQELAAREIDLLERELTVMIIQQQNTPTPNKRRGKFKKSRLKLNKKEPGSNISAPSDFRHTITVQHTALDRGKGRNPSKPNSPPGSPSIPRLRAIALPADGVKGKTWGPSTLHQRERGAIITQPPNPASPGGKRWSRSAPDLEKTPLRTALLASAHRSPLLQEIGLSEESIYPTHYTALPSDLSTDWVTPDYPLTPGLTGPYIMPMPVPMPTLYNGEMKKPKLSIIELVLYNIAAMLAGVATGYDVRMSNISPIHPRLHPRLNECEDDLPRWWFHAETGSNRNSGYLGPDYEFSSSSGYPHNTYHGPARHYRPFLSNMGGIAPGLPPSVIPDKPLRFTDSPQHYVSSSGSNAPTPSPRRKSSSTSNEDTYPPDTGRVERIERGPTIYMGNVAPFPDYGPPVYAVVPSVRRNPPDTSYFVHPDYHDRMLDCPEFPHAYDNPSSINSTARPASRLPSYTHHRTSSNVSNASTSSQSNINPTFRLEDEENYSLYPPGSYYQRSSNIISNIALYNSGILNHEYGSTFLSRQNSHESNSNSGERPSNLEVVTRLRSSLKRSNYSYNSPNKGTSKNNSGSCTPTNPTPPDSLTSEDSSYVSAKDSQISISRVRFSPVTFDRDGVSRDHRETLLDIPVHGQTQDATVPLQANRRPNRNRKPSISELEREFLS; translated from the exons ATGCCGCCGGCCGGGCTATCGGCAAGGGGCTTGTCTACCTTGATGGACCACGGACAACCAGATGCTCGTCATCGGAGCGAGCGGTTTCTACTTTATCCAGAGAATGGCTCCACATATTCTCATTCTTCTAGTACAGTCACCTTGTCTCCACGATATCAATCTGGAAACAGAGGGAACAATCATTCCACCAG ttacGGATATTTGTATGGACGTACGTCCAGCAACAATATGTCTGACAGCAGTGTTTCTGATACACACAGTGGTGGTACTGCAAGAACTGTCTCTCAACAAACTAGTCCATCCCATGGAACACATTCATCATCTCGATCACGACAAGATAATAGCTCAACTATTTTCACTGCACTATTTGATTATGTTGCTCAAGGTGAAGATGAGTTATCTTTACAAAGAGGTGAAACTGTTGAG GTTTTGTCTAAGGACTCTAAAATCTCAGGTGATGAGGGATGGTGGACAGGAAAAATTCATGGGAAAGTTGGTATTTTCCCAGCAAATTTTGTTGCCGAGGTAGAGAGCATTGATAGGGTATCATCAGTGATCGATAAAGTTCAACCGGTTGAAATAGATTTTGAAGAATTGCAATTAGAAGAAGTTATAGGTGTCGGTGGTTTTGGTAAAGTGTATAG aGGGTTTTGGCAAAAGCATGAAGTAGCTGTCAAAGCAGCTCGTCAGGATCCAGATGAGGAGCCTAGtgtaatattagaaaatgtcAGACAAGAAGCGAAATTATTTTGGTTATTAAAACATGAAAATATTGTGCAATTAGAAGGTGTTTGCTTGAAAATGCCAAACATGTGTCTTGTCATGGAATACGCTCGCGGAGGTAGTTTAAATAGAGTTCTTAGTGGTAGAAAAATCAGACCAGACGTTCTTGTAGATTGGGCAATTCAAATTGCTCGTGGTATGGATTATCTTCATAATAAGGCACCTGTCAGTCTTATTCATAGAGACCTAAAGAGTTCTAATG tGTTACTAAGTGAACCTATAGAAAATGATGATCTTCAATATAAAACACTAAAAATAACAGATTTTGGATTGGCAAGAGAAGTTTATAAAACCACACGTATGTCAGCTGCAGGAACATATGCCTGGATGGCACCtgaagttattaaaaaaagtactTTTAGTAAAGCTAGTGATGTTTGGAG TTATGGTGTACTTTTATGGGAATTGTTAACTGGTGAAACACCCTATAAAGGTATAGATGCATTAGCTGTAGCATATGGTGTTGCAGTCAATAAACTGACACTTCCAATCCCATCAACATGTCCTCAACCATGGAGGTGTCTCATGGaag CTTGCTGGTCATCAGACAGTCATTGCAGACCTGGCTTTGCAGAAATTTTATTGGCATTAGACGAAGTACGTAGTGCATTTGCAGCAACACCACATGAATCATTTCATACGATGCAAGAAGATTGGAGGCTTGAAATTGAGCAAGTTCTTCATGGATTGCGCATGAAAGAgaag gAATTGCGCTGTAGAGAAGAGGAATTGACAAAAGCACAAGTGCAACAACGACAACACGAAGAAAACTTGCGGCAACGAGAACAAGAGTTAGCGGCTCGTGAAATAGATTTATTAGAACGTGAACTGACAGTGATGATAATTCAACAACAAAATACACCCACGCCGAATAAAAGGCGtggtaaatttaaaaagtctagattaaaattgaataaaaaagaaccaGGAAGTAATATTAGTGCTCCTTCAg ATTTTCGTCACACGATAACTGTTCAGCATACGGCCTTAGACAGAGGAAAAGGTAGAAATCCATCAAAACCAAACAGTCCACCAGGTTCACCTAGTATTCCAAGACTTCGTGCAATCGCAT TACCAGCAGATGGAGTTAAGGGTAAGACTTGGGGACCATCGACTCTTCATCAACGAGAGCGTGGAGCTATAATCACACAGCCACCAAATCCTGCATCGCCCGGTGGCAAACGGTGGTCTCGTTCTGCGCCAGATCTTGAAAAGACTCCACTGCGTACAGCTTTGCTGGCAAGCGCACATCGTTCCCCGCTTCTGCAAGAAATAG GCCTTTCTGAGGAAAGCATTTATCCCACTC attatacAGCATTACCATCTGATCTCTCAACCGACTGGGTAACACCGGATTATCCTTTAACACCTGGATTGACTGGTCCTTACATCATGCCAATGCCTGTTCCTATGCCTACTCTTTACAATGGTGAAATGAAAAAACCAAAGTTAAGCATAATTGAGCTGGTATTATACAATATCGCAGCCATGTTGGCTGGTGTGGCAACAGGGTATGATGTACGAATGTCAAACATATCTCCAATTCATCCGAGACTACATCCACGATTAAATGAATGCGAAGATGATCTACCAAGATGGTGGTTTCATGCAGAAACTGGATCAAATCGTAATTCTGGTTATCTTGGTCCTGACTATGAATTTAGTTCAAGCAGTGGTTACCCTCATAATACTTATCATGGACCAGCTCGTCATTATAG GCCATTTTTGAGTAATATGGGTGGTATAGCCCCAGGTCTTCCACCTAGTGTCATACCAGATAAACCTTTACGGTTTACAGATTCTCCACAACATTATGTCAGTAGTTCAGGTTCTAATGCTCCAACACCAAGCCCACGTAGAAAAAGTAGTAGTACAAGTAATGAAGATACATACCCACCTGATACGGGTAGAGTTGAACGTATAGAAAGGGGACCTACGATCTACATGGGAAATGTTGCACCATTTCCTGACTATGGACCACCAGTGTATGCAGTTGTTCCATCGGTAAGACGCAACCCGCCAGATACATCTTATTTTGTACACCCGGATTATCA tgaccGAATGTTAGACTGTCCTGAATTTCCACATGCATATGACAATCCGAGTAGTATAAACAGTACTGCTCGACCTGCATCCAGACTTCCTTCGTACACGCATCATCGTACCTCGTCGAACGTTTCCAATGCAAGTACATCAAGTCAGAGTAACATTAATCCAACATTTCGTTTagaggatgaagaaaattaCTCTTTATATCCACCAGGTTCCTATTATCAACGATCATCCAACATTATCTCAAATATAGCATTATATAATTCTGGTATCCTTAATCATGAATATGGTTCGACATTTCTATCACGTCAAAATTCTCACGAATCAAATTCGAATTCTGGAGAACGTCCAAGTAATCTTGAGGTAGTGACTCGATTACGTTCAAGTTTGAAACGAtctaattattcttataattcCCCAAATAAAGGtacaagtaaaaataattctggGTCTTGTACGCCCACGAATCCTACACCACCAGATTCATTAACATCGGAAGATTCAAGTTATGTTTCAGCAAAAGATAGTCAAATTTCTATAAGTAGAGTTCGATTTTCTCCTGTAACATTTGATCGAGATGGAGTTTCACGCGATCATAGAGAAACCTTATTAGATATTCCTGTACATGGACAAACGCAAGATGCAACGGTACCTTTACAAGCTAACCGACGTCcgaatagaaatagaaaaccaAGTATCTCTGAAttggaaagagaatttttatcataG